GGTAATTGGAGATGAAAGGATCTGGGAAGGTTTGAAGGGAGATAGAATTTGAACTGGACCTTGCAGGTAAGGCACGATGTGGTGAGAAAGAAGCTCAGAGTTAGGAGGGATTGGAGAGCAGCTGGGGGAAGGCCCCAAGGCTGGAGGGAGCCTGGTGGTGGGAGGGAGGACAGCAGTGAAGCAGGGGAGGATTAAAAGGAGGGCTAGAAAGGTCAGTCTGGGAGCCTTTTGGAAGGCTCTGAATCCTAGGCCGAGGAACTAGGTTCAACGCTGCCTATGGCCTTGGCAGTGGAGGATTATTGGATGTCCCTGAGTAGGGAAGTAATTTCTTAGAGCTTAGTTTTGTGGAGAAACAGATGAGGTTCAGAGGAGCGGCCAGCCAGGAGCTGCTGTACTTGTTTAGGTGTGAGCTAACCTCAGGGTGGGTTACGTGGGGCTGTTCATACTGCAGATATGACAGGGCGCCTAGCTTAAAGAGCAGGTGGGAGAGCTTCATTCCAGGGGCTTCAGTGTGGCTAACTCAGGTTGAGGAGAGAAGATCCTGGATGGTGGAGAAGGCCAGGCTGAATACCATACTCAACCCTTGGGAAGGCGGGAGAGCAGCGAGGGGAGGTGATTCACTACAAAAGCCAGGGGCAGCAGATTTTGTGGTGCTGAGGAGGGAGAGGTCAGAGCCAGTGAGAGTCTTGGGCTGGATGGCTGGTTGGTGGCTGCCATGGTGGAGAGATCATGCCAGCGAAGCCCTCGCTCTCTCCAGGAACTGCCCCCAACaccagcctcccctcccctccccctcccaggaCATAGTGGATTTTCTTCGACGGCTTGTGGAGAGTGATCCCCAGGGCCTGCACCGGATCCATGTGGATGGGAGCAGCGGGCGGCTGCAGCTGTGGCACCATGGTGGGGAGTGCAGGGGCTGGGCCCAGGGATCGAGGCTGGTACCCTGGGAGGGCTGACCCTCAGATGCACCCCTGTctcatgttctttctttcctgtctctttctccctcctgaCAGATTACCTCCTGGGCCACTTGGATGATGAAGGGAAATCAACTCGACAGAGTGACAGGGGCAAGGGGGCTGAGGGACTGGGCACCTACTGTGGTCTCCGCAAGTCCTTTCTGTATCCTCCCCAAGAGTCTGAGCCCTGCCCTCAAAgcccttctgcctctgccaccttcCCCAGTGTCTCAGACAGCCTGCTTCAGGTGGCCATGCCCCAGAAGCTCCTGGTGACAGAAGAGGTGAGATTCTCAGGAGAGGGCTTTGCCGTCCCTCAGGGTTCTTTCAATCCCCATATTCCCATCCCTATATTCTCCCCTAATTGGTACCTTTCAAGATCCTTCTGCACTGCCTGCCCCCTTTCAtgtttgctttccatttctctgtttctccctttttCTGTCACCTGCCCTTCGTCCTTCAGGAAGCCAACCGCCTGGCTGAGGAGCTGGTGGCTGAGGAGGAGCGCATGAAACAGAAAGCAGAGAAGAAGCGACTTAAGAAGAAGGTGGCTAGAGCATAGCTGGAGGGTGCAGGGGAGCCAAAGGGAtttgggagagggaaagaggaagctTTGTGGGAACAGGAGAGAGCTCAAGATGGCCTGCAGTGGACTGTCTTGCCAGGAGGACACAAGGGGCCCAGGGACTGGGGGGTCTCTCACAGGCTGTCTGGTGCAGTGGTTCTGGAATCCTACTGTGCTGCCCAGGTAGGAATCTGCCTCCTTACATGAGGCTTCTGGCTGGTGTCTCTCTTGTCTGCTTTTTcacctgcaaaatgaggataataacgaTGCCTGTCTCATAAAGCTGCAAAGATGGAATGAGAAATCTTAGCCCAACAGATGACGTACAGTAAGTGTTCAAAATACATCATTATTACCATTACTATTGCAGCGTCAAAAGGAACGAAAGCGACAGGAGCGTTTGGAGCAGTACTGTGGGGAGCCCAAGGTGAGTATCTATGTCAGGTACTAAGAGCACCAAATGCCAGGAAGGTGAGGGCCAAGAAAGCAGACAGCTCCAGGTGATCCCAGCTCTGTACCTGTCCACCTTTCTTCCAGGCCAGCACTACCTCAGATGGGGATGAGAGCCCCCCATCCAGCCCTGGAAACCCAGTTCAGGGACAGTGTGGTGAAGAAGAGGTGAGAaccccttttttcccttcttggtctttgcttattttcctcctcctcctccagaatGTACTTTATCCCCACCCCCTCCCTAACTTTCCATTTTGTTCACAGGACTCACTGGATCTGTCTAGCACTTTTGTGTCTCTGGCTTTGCGCAAGGTTGGCGATTGGCCCCTCAGTGCCCGCAGAGAGAAGGGACTGAATCAGGAGCCCCAAGGCAGGGGCCTGCCCCTCCAGAAGATGGGTCAAAAGGAAGAGAGCCCTCCAAGAAAGGAGAGGCCCCAGCAGAGTCCAAAAGCACAGGTGAGGTAGCTGAAGAACCTTTTTCAGCTGGAACCATGGAAGGGGCACAAGGATCTGCTGGGGAGGCACAGGATCTAAGGATTGACGCAGGGTCCAGTGGGAGTTCTCTGGCCCTAGGGTCAAGAGACCTGGAGTCAGGCCCCGTCACTGTCACCATGACCCCGGGTGGTTTCCTCTCTAGGAAGATAGGGCTGATACAATCTTGTAGGGCTGTcatgaggattacatgagttgTGTAATGCTAATTATAGTGTTATCTGTTTAAACAAAGGAGAaggatttggggaggctgagacctCAAGGCCTGCTTGACTTTGCACCCTATCCCCAGGCATCTCCGGGACTGCTGGCAGCTGCCTTACAACAGAGCCAGGAATTGGCAAGTGAgatcctttctctctccctccttacCCCATCCTCCCTGGGGTAGCCCCTTCTGAACCTTCTCACCCTCTTTCCTTTCCAGAGTTGGGTACCAGCTTTGCTCAAAATGGTTTCTACCATGAGGCCGTGGTCCTCTTCACCCAGGCC
This region of Rhinopithecus roxellana isolate Shanxi Qingling chromosome 17, ASM756505v1, whole genome shotgun sequence genomic DNA includes:
- the TTC31 gene encoding tetratricopeptide repeat protein 31 isoform X1, with the translated sequence MAPIPKAVERIKLDCPLRPSCPLEVAAVPKLCKEFGPEDYREEDIVDFLRRLVESDPQGLHRIHVDGSSGRLQLWHHDYLLGHLDDEGKSTRQSDRGKGAEGLGTYCGLRKSFLYPPQESEPCPQSPSASATFPSVSDSLLQVAMPQKLLVTEEEANRLAEELVAEEERMKQKAEKKRLKKKRQKERKRQERLEQYCGEPKASTTSDGDESPPSSPGNPVQGQCGEEEDSLDLSSTFVSLALRKVGDWPLSARREKGLNQEPQGRGLPLQKMGQKEESPPRKERPQQSPKAQEKDLGRLRPQGLLDFAPYPQASPGLLAAALQQSQELAKLGTSFAQNGFYHEAVVLFTQALKLNPQDHRLFGNRSFCHERLGQPVWALADAQVALTLRPGWPRGLFRLGKALMGLQRFREAAAVFQETLRGGSQPDAARELRSCLLQLTLEEGSSETAMPQQWRPSKATPNPSLEAQKLPGARLFPPAGGTLPVHDPSQEMHGGQPSPVAPRGGRFSFPVILRQSFVFPTFSDSFYCPFRHFGALHSIPL
- the TTC31 gene encoding tetratricopeptide repeat protein 31 isoform X6 — its product is MAPIPKAVERIKLDCPLRPSCPLEVAAVPKLCKEFGPEDYREEDIVDFLRRLVESDPQGLHRIHVDGSSGRLQLWHHDYLLGHLDDEGKSTRQSDRGKGAEGLGTYCGLRKSFLYPPQESEPCPQSPSASATFPSVSDSLLQVAMPQKLLVTEEEANRLAEELVAEEERMKQKAEKKRLKKKRQKERKRQERLEQYCGEPKASTTSDGDESPPSSPGNPVQGQCGEEEDSLDLSSTFVSLALRKVGDWPLSARREKGLNQEPQGRGLPLQKMGQKEESPPRKERPQQSPKAQEKDLGRLRPQGLLDFAPYPQASPGLLAAALQQSQELAKLGTSFAQNGFYHEAVVLFTQALKLNPQDHRLFGNRSFCHERLGQPVWALADAQVALTLRPGWPRGLFRLGKALMGLQRFREAAAVFQETLRGGSQPDAARELRSCLLQLTLGSDPIA
- the TTC31 gene encoding tetratricopeptide repeat protein 31 isoform X3, encoding MAPIPKAVERIKLDCPLRPSCPLEVAAVPKLCKEFGPEDYREEDIVDFLRRLVESDPQGLHRIHVDGSSGRLQLWHHDYLLGHLDDEGKSTRQSDRGKGAEGLGTYCGLRKSFLYPPQESEPCPQSPSASATFPSVSDSLLQVAMPQKLLVTEEEANRLAEELVAEEERMKQKAEKKRLKKKRQKERKRQERLEQYCGEPKASTTSDGDESPPSSPGNPVQGQCGEEEDSLDLSSTFVSLALRKVGDWPLSARREKGLNQEPQGRGLPLQKMGQKEESPPRKERPQQSPKAQEKDLGRLRPQGLLDFAPYPQASPGLLAAALQQSQELAKLGTSFAQNGFYHEAVVLFTQALKLNPQDHRLFGNRSFCHERLGQPVWALADAQVALTLRPGWPRGLFRLGKALMGLQRFREAAAVFQETLRGGSQPDAARELRSCLLQLTLGQRGGICVPPLSPGALQPLPHAELGTSGLPSLRCPRSTAPRSPGLCPLLHYPLCHRSHPSQPLSQTQSRRPHPLQPQHSSKGWDILGLGLQHLPQAR
- the TTC31 gene encoding tetratricopeptide repeat protein 31 isoform X5, whose protein sequence is MAPIPKAVERIKLDCPLRPSCPLEVAAVPKLCKEFGPEDYREEDIVDFLRRLVESDPQGLHRIHVDGSSGRLQLWHHDYLLGHLDDEGKSTRQSDRGKGAEGLGTYCGLRKSFLYPPQESEPCPQSPSASATFPSVSDSLLQVAMPQKLLVTEEEANRLAEELVAEEERMKQKAEKKRLKKKRQKERKRQERLEQYCGEPKASTTSDGDESPPSSPGNPVQGQCGEEEDSLDLSSTFVSLALRKVGDWPLSARREKGLNQEPQGRGLPLQKMGQKEESPPRKERPQQSPKAQASPGLLAAALQQSQELAKLGTSFAQNGFYHEAVVLFTQALKLNPQDHRLFGNRSFCHERLGQPVWALADAQVALTLRPGWPRGLFRLGKALMGLQRFREAAAVFQETLRGGSQPDAARELRSCLLQLTLQGQRGGICVPPLSPGALQPLPHAELGTSGLPSLRCPRSTAPRSPGLCPLLHYPLCHRSHPSQPLSQTQSRRPHPLQPQHSSKGWDILGLGLQHLPQAR
- the TTC31 gene encoding tetratricopeptide repeat protein 31 isoform X4, which codes for MAPIPKAVERIKLDCPLRPSCPLEVAAVPKLCKEFGPEDYREEDIVDFLRRLVESDPQGLHRIHVDGSSGRLQLWHHDYLLGHLDDEGKSTRQSDRGKGAEGLGTYCGLRKSFLYPPQESEPCPQSPSASATFPSVSDSLLQVAMPQKLLVTEEEANRLAEELVAEEERMKQKAEKKRLKKKRQKERKRQERLEQYCGEPKASTTSDGDESPPSSPGNPVQGQCGEEEDSLDLSSTFVSLALRKVGDWPLSARREKGLNQEPQGRGLPLQKMGQKEESPPRKERPQQSPKAQASPGLLAAALQQSQELAKLGTSFAQNGFYHEAVVLFTQALKLNPQDHRLFGNRSFCHERLGQPVWALADAQVALTLRPGWPRGLFRLGKALMGLQRFREAAAVFQETLRGGSQPDAARELRSCLLQLTLEEGSSETAMPQQWRPSKATPNPSLEAQKLPGARLFPPAGGTLPVHDPSQEMHGGQPSPVAPRGGRFSFPVILRQSFVFPTFSDSFYCPFRHFGALHSIPL
- the TTC31 gene encoding tetratricopeptide repeat protein 31 isoform X7 is translated as MAPIPKAVERIKLDCPLRPSCPLEVAAVPKLCKEFGPEDYREEDIVDFLRRLVESDPQGLHRIHVDGSSGRLQLWHHDYLLGHLDDEGKSTRQSDRGKGAEGLGTYCGLRKSFLYPPQESEPCPQSPSASATFPSVSDSLLQVAMPQKLLVTEEEANRLAEELVAEEERMKQKAEKKRLKKKRQKERKRQERLEQYCGEPKASTTSDGDESPPSSPGNPVQGQCGEEEDSLDLSSTFVSLALRKVGDWPLSARREKGLNQEPQGRGLPLQKMGQKEESPPRKERPQQSPKAQEKDLGRLRPQGLLDFAPYPQASPGLLAAALQQSQELAKLGTSFAQNGFYHEAVVLFTQALKLNPQDHRLFGNRSFCHERLGQPVWALADAQVALTLRPGWPRGLFRLGKALMGLQRFREAAAVFQETLRGGSQPDAARELRSCLLQLTLDQSPL
- the TTC31 gene encoding tetratricopeptide repeat protein 31 isoform X2, yielding MAPIPKAVERIKLDCPLRPSCPLEVAAVPKLCKEFGPEDYREEDIVDFLRRLVESDPQGLHRIHVDGSSGRLQLWHHDYLLGHLDDEGKSTRQSDRGKGAEGLGTYCGLRKSFLYPPQESEPCPQSPSASATFPSVSDSLLQVAMPQKLLVTEEEANRLAEELVAEEERMKQKAEKKRLKKKRQKERKRQERLEQYCGEPKASTTSDGDESPPSSPGNPVQGQCGEEEDSLDLSSTFVSLALRKVGDWPLSARREKGLNQEPQGRGLPLQKMGQKEESPPRKERPQQSPKAQEKDLGRLRPQGLLDFAPYPQASPGLLAAALQQSQELAKLGTSFAQNGFYHEAVVLFTQALKLNPQDHRLFGNRSFCHERLGQPVWALADAQVALTLRPGWPRGLFRLGKALMGLQRFREAAAVFQETLRGGSQPDAARELRSCLLQLTLQGQRGGICVPPLSPGALQPLPHAELGTSGLPSLRCPRSTAPRSPGLCPLLHYPLCHRSHPSQPLSQTQSRRPHPLQPQHSSKGWDILGLGLQHLPQAR